The Hyperthermus butylicus DSM 5456 genome includes a region encoding these proteins:
- a CDS encoding energy-coupling factor ABC transporter ATP-binding protein, translating to MSVIEARNLWFSYTRKNPVLKGVNLRVKAGEVVALAGPTGSGKSTLLLLLAGLLTPDKGEVLLDGRPLSEQLPMARQRIGILFQNPDDQLFNPTVYDEIAYALRSLGLEESIVRERVHSIARQLGIEELLPQPPYKLSIGQRRLVALASILVYDPDILLLDEPTANLDRQGIMVLSRAIRTAARRGKIVIMASHDLDAIIEYSTRTCILHDGRLYCKPTLDALREGVFETTSLPIPLGIRLLKYSLGGWEKVAELAKTVRRKPDGA from the coding sequence TTGTCGGTAATTGAGGCTAGAAACTTATGGTTCAGCTATACCCGCAAAAACCCGGTATTGAAGGGTGTAAACCTGCGCGTCAAGGCAGGAGAAGTTGTAGCCCTGGCAGGCCCCACGGGCAGTGGCAAGTCTACGCTTCTCCTCCTGCTGGCTGGGCTTCTAACCCCCGATAAGGGCGAAGTTCTTCTTGACGGGCGCCCGCTCAGCGAGCAGCTTCCCATGGCACGGCAGAGGATCGGGATATTGTTCCAGAACCCTGACGACCAGCTCTTCAACCCCACAGTCTACGACGAGATAGCCTATGCGCTGCGCAGCCTAGGATTGGAGGAGAGTATTGTACGCGAGCGGGTGCACAGTATTGCTAGGCAGCTGGGGATAGAGGAGCTGCTTCCCCAGCCCCCCTACAAGCTCAGCATCGGCCAGCGCCGCCTAGTAGCTCTAGCCTCAATACTAGTCTACGACCCCGACATCCTACTCCTCGACGAGCCAACAGCAAACCTGGACCGCCAAGGGATCATGGTGTTATCCCGTGCCATCAGGACGGCAGCAAGGCGGGGCAAGATAGTCATAATGGCTAGCCACGACCTAGACGCGATAATAGAGTACTCAACCAGGACATGCATACTACACGATGGCCGCTTGTACTGCAAGCCGACACTCGACGCTCTAAGGGAGGGTGTCTTCGAGACGACATCGCTGCCCATACCTCTGGGTATTCGCCTCCTAAAGTACAGCCTTGGAGGCTGGGAGAAAGTTGCCGAGCTAGCGAAGACTGTTAGACGGAAACCAGATGGGGCATAA
- a CDS encoding energy-coupling factor transporter transmembrane component T family protein codes for MSTGLDKALKGVLEGLRDAATALAMSEGLVRPPRPELVFLTLVVSVALISSSSSPAPAVAGIAGSLVPLAYLLSNDAERKRATLTPIVYVLASSMVISAPLIVMGRHGEAELLILRVVASTIVVVSVARLIGWRGLALGMRRLGVPGEFAESMHLVLYYVPLLAAETIRLISARKARSLRRQRLRKEWRLLSSTIGELVVRSMHRALVLSMAVEARSLARYSVYFSRPGEGALRGLLAYAPQAAVIIAAGLGVFVGN; via the coding sequence TTGAGCACGGGGCTCGACAAGGCACTCAAGGGCGTTCTTGAGGGGTTGCGTGACGCTGCTACAGCCTTAGCCATGAGTGAAGGCCTTGTTCGGCCTCCACGCCCAGAGCTTGTTTTCCTCACACTGGTGGTCAGCGTGGCACTCATATCTTCGTCCAGCTCTCCGGCCCCCGCTGTAGCTGGTATTGCTGGTTCTCTTGTTCCTCTAGCCTACCTCCTGAGCAACGATGCAGAGAGGAAACGTGCAACTCTAACTCCGATAGTGTATGTGCTAGCTTCCTCGATGGTCATCTCAGCGCCGCTTATAGTTATGGGGAGGCATGGGGAGGCCGAGCTGCTCATACTAAGAGTTGTAGCGTCGACGATAGTGGTTGTCTCTGTTGCCAGGCTCATTGGCTGGAGAGGCCTGGCACTTGGTATGCGGAGGCTTGGCGTGCCGGGAGAGTTTGCAGAGTCGATGCACCTAGTGCTATACTATGTGCCGCTTTTGGCTGCTGAAACGATTAGGTTGATAAGCGCCCGTAAGGCGAGGAGTCTCCGCAGACAGAGGCTACGCAAAGAGTGGAGATTATTATCGAGCACTATTGGCGAGCTAGTGGTTCGGAGCATGCATCGTGCTCTAGTACTCAGCATGGCTGTTGAGGCCCGTAGTCTTGCACGCTACAGTGTATACTTCTCGAGGCCCGGGGAGGGTGCGCTTCGCGGCTTGCTCGCGTACGCTCCCCAGGCGGCAGTGATTATTGCAGCGGGGCTTGGCGTGTTTGTCGGTAATTGA
- a CDS encoding PDGLE domain-containing protein — MKGLLSRYRGALIVAAALLVISPIFGVVLAEKVGYHEPLDVAAEKLGLEEHTIAEWTPFSDYTVPGLPDTIGYIVAGAIGVGVILGIGLAAARLAKR; from the coding sequence ATGAAGGGCCTCCTAAGCAGGTACCGTGGCGCTCTCATCGTGGCTGCAGCATTGCTTGTGATTAGTCCAATATTTGGAGTCGTGTTGGCAGAGAAAGTCGGATACCATGAACCCCTCGATGTTGCTGCTGAGAAGCTCGGCCTGGAGGAGCACACTATCGCGGAGTGGACACCCTTCAGCGACTACACCGTGCCGGGTCTACCCGACACTATAGGCTACATAGTAGCTGGCGCAATAGGCGTAGGTGTGATACTCGGCATAGGCTTGGCAGCTGCGAGGCTGGCAAAACGTTGA
- a CDS encoding energy-coupling factor ABC transporter permease, with the protein MHIPDGFLDPFWIAGTYAATLAYAVYAWRRIRGLFTREQVVAMSVLAAGIFVAQMLNWPLPGGTSLHFVGGALAGILFGPWLGFYVMALVLAVQTLVFHDGGITTLGANILNMGIVAVLAGYYVYKAIARSLDGTRRARFIGAFLGGWLGIVLAGLAAGVEIGLSPSFPYGVEISVPVMVTWHAALGVIEGLITALVVDYLYQRHSPIVETAEKIAAYTAA; encoded by the coding sequence ATGCATATTCCGGACGGCTTTCTTGACCCCTTCTGGATTGCCGGAACCTATGCTGCCACGCTAGCATATGCCGTGTATGCGTGGAGGAGAATACGTGGGCTCTTCACTCGCGAGCAGGTAGTTGCGATGTCTGTGCTTGCTGCTGGTATATTCGTGGCGCAGATGCTGAACTGGCCACTGCCCGGCGGCACATCGCTACACTTTGTTGGTGGTGCGTTAGCTGGCATACTTTTTGGGCCCTGGCTGGGCTTCTATGTTATGGCGCTAGTTCTCGCTGTGCAGACACTAGTATTCCACGACGGCGGCATAACGACACTGGGCGCTAATATACTGAACATGGGTATAGTGGCTGTCCTAGCCGGCTACTACGTGTACAAGGCTATAGCGAGAAGCTTGGATGGTACCAGGAGGGCTAGGTTCATAGGTGCATTCCTCGGCGGATGGCTGGGAATAGTGCTGGCGGGCCTTGCAGCCGGCGTAGAGATAGGTCTAAGTCCATCATTCCCCTACGGGGTTGAAATTTCGGTACCCGTAATGGTTACATGGCATGCTGCTCTCGGCGTGATAGAGGGGCTGATAACGGCCCTCGTAGTCGACTATCTGTACCAGCGTCACAGTCCTATTGTGGAGACAGCCGAGAAGATAGCTGCCTATACAGCGGCTTGA
- a CDS encoding zinc ribbon domain-containing protein → MSTSPPKGGSPEEKLTSIMTLAAGVDGVDLVVGAHEGLAYSVNAPNPEMQIYADELASLSTSYLEAASHSAVGGRTQLAIAGYASRSLLVADLGEGFTISILGDPRATTALFEPVRRILEGRPLKCPKCGAMLEIYTYTCPSCGRRLTFGTAVCPYCGAYNVSRTCPNCGTSLRLAVDRLEEATAPAARPALAEAAKERVGFTVSALRVLLAGAITAAYYLSSLIAGLSLLEATVAGAAPLAASYILLFTKK, encoded by the coding sequence TTGAGCACTTCACCACCAAAGGGGGGGTCGCCAGAGGAGAAACTGACCAGCATTATGACGCTAGCAGCTGGCGTTGATGGTGTAGACCTTGTGGTTGGTGCACACGAGGGCCTAGCCTATAGTGTTAACGCTCCGAACCCGGAAATGCAGATCTATGCCGACGAGCTAGCCTCGCTCTCAACCTCCTACCTCGAGGCTGCTAGCCACAGCGCTGTCGGCGGCAGGACACAGCTGGCGATTGCTGGCTATGCTAGCCGCTCACTACTCGTAGCCGATCTCGGCGAGGGCTTCACGATCTCGATACTCGGCGACCCCCGAGCTACAACGGCGCTCTTTGAACCAGTACGCAGGATTCTGGAAGGTAGGCCACTCAAGTGTCCCAAGTGTGGCGCCATGCTGGAGATCTATACGTACACTTGTCCGAGCTGTGGCCGCCGCCTAACCTTTGGCACAGCTGTCTGCCCCTACTGTGGAGCCTACAATGTCTCCAGGACGTGTCCCAACTGCGGCACAAGCCTAAGACTTGCTGTTGACAGGCTCGAGGAGGCTACAGCGCCAGCAGCAAGGCCAGCCCTGGCGGAGGCTGCTAAGGAGAGGGTTGGGTTCACGGTCTCCGCGCTAAGGGTGCTCCTTGCAGGCGCCATAACAGCCGCCTACTACTTGTCATCGCTGATTGCTGGCCTTTCGCTGTTAGAGGCTACGGTGGCTGGTGCCGCACCGCTAGCGGCAAGCTATATACTGTTGTTCACGAAGAAGTAG
- a CDS encoding vWA domain-containing protein, which translates to MAIPSTMLRVLKRRPLSYTVLVIFMLDRSLSMSELKTYDHRSKWEHLVELVERLLARLARSNMAPAFRVGFVWFSDDVKVVERGGAVYFPVTEHNPALRVFQESTEENRPYGMTAMADALEHAAMIIERYIEDTSIPSEKYVTVFMFTDGKETKRTPEDVVEVADRITGELQEKLRALNQRNRIGLATIALGLDADRETLRTIASFLREAQRRVLEERGLIDLVDPPYHEKMFIDAPRNDKITREWEEAVRRFVERLSETAIF; encoded by the coding sequence GTGGCTATTCCAAGCACTATGCTGAGGGTGCTTAAGCGGAGGCCGCTAAGCTACACAGTGCTGGTTATATTCATGCTGGATCGCTCCCTTAGCATGAGCGAGCTAAAAACCTATGATCATAGGAGCAAGTGGGAGCACCTCGTAGAGCTTGTGGAAAGGCTCTTAGCGAGGCTTGCCCGTAGCAATATGGCGCCAGCGTTCCGCGTAGGCTTCGTATGGTTTAGCGATGACGTGAAAGTCGTAGAGAGAGGTGGCGCCGTATACTTCCCGGTAACTGAGCACAATCCAGCACTCCGTGTATTCCAGGAGAGCACGGAGGAGAACCGCCCTTACGGCATGACCGCTATGGCCGACGCCCTTGAACACGCTGCAATGATTATCGAGAGGTACATCGAAGACACTAGTATACCCTCAGAGAAGTATGTAACGGTGTTCATGTTTACCGACGGCAAGGAGACTAAGAGGACTCCGGAGGACGTTGTAGAGGTTGCAGACCGGATTACGGGGGAGCTGCAGGAGAAGCTTAGGGCTCTAAACCAGAGGAACCGCATAGGCCTCGCAACGATAGCGCTAGGCCTTGATGCTGACCGCGAGACGCTACGCACTATTGCGAGCTTCCTAAGGGAGGCTCAGAGAAGGGTGCTGGAAGAGCGCGGCCTCATAGACCTAGTTGATCCGCCATACCACGAGAAGATGTTCATTGACGCGCCAAGGAACGATAAGATCACCAGGGAGTGGGAAGAGGCTGTGAGAAGGTTCGTTGAGAGGCTAAGCGAGACAGCGATTTTTTAG
- a CDS encoding protein phosphatase 2C domain-containing protein has product MAWRAWVATYNTVHSEDDIAVWMHPSGDYGVAVVADGVSATGSGGASFLAAQSFTMACRYYMRNHLDFETIHRCLGFVAEAARSSSVVDADIVASLKRDYYTKCSSGGKPCTEPLTLEKVIELKQPMIAPRRVERREAPSTTLLAAVFAGSVIGFLLLGDGIAMGMGTRREELWVSWGALPQYFQGARVARLVELGSGIFGRPVVLLTESEPGGLYVVATDGVDPAALAESLAELVARVGNITELENPAATLLESVKTRMGGMEDDASLAVIYHTG; this is encoded by the coding sequence TTGGCGTGGAGGGCCTGGGTTGCTACATACAACACCGTACACAGCGAGGACGACATAGCAGTATGGATGCATCCCAGCGGCGACTACGGTGTGGCCGTGGTTGCAGATGGGGTATCCGCGACGGGTAGTGGCGGGGCCTCCTTTCTTGCAGCCCAAAGCTTCACCATGGCTTGCCGCTACTATATGCGGAACCACCTGGACTTCGAGACTATACACCGCTGCCTCGGCTTCGTAGCGGAGGCAGCACGCTCCTCTAGCGTGGTGGACGCTGACATAGTGGCGTCGCTGAAGAGGGACTACTACACTAAGTGTAGCAGTGGCGGCAAGCCCTGTACCGAGCCCCTGACACTGGAGAAGGTGATAGAGCTTAAGCAACCAATGATAGCGCCGAGGAGGGTTGAGAGACGCGAAGCCCCTTCAACAACGCTGCTAGCAGCAGTCTTTGCAGGTAGCGTGATAGGCTTCCTGCTCCTGGGAGACGGCATAGCAATGGGGATGGGGACTCGGCGGGAGGAGCTATGGGTCTCGTGGGGGGCGCTGCCGCAGTACTTTCAGGGGGCCCGTGTTGCTAGGCTGGTGGAGCTAGGCAGCGGTATATTCGGTAGGCCAGTGGTGCTCCTAACAGAGAGCGAGCCAGGGGGTCTCTACGTAGTTGCAACCGATGGCGTTGACCCGGCAGCACTTGCTGAGAGTCTAGCCGAGCTAGTTGCCAGGGTGGGGAATATCACAGAGCTGGAAAACCCTGCTGCAACCCTACTGGAGTCGGTCAAAACCAGGATGGGCGGTATGGAGGACGATGCATCCCTCGCAGTAATATACCATACAGGCTAG
- a CDS encoding MBL fold metallo-hydrolase codes for MSVIRPLMSREEGAIKLIVPLDPESVRKLIGRITDFIKNAKNVEEVGENYVVIRVPRLIGSRRARLDFKIYETDETVILVAKGRTDSLILAVDIIDTGEGSHIVVSGGGAGGAAKIASDIVKYVAEGIARKIEGTSPKIDLVDADNKLAALEVPLPASTTLVYYDSFTPIRNVAFEAAQRLMALLGYDDYLAEVSDYSGRYLLRMVLRGNRITGLYAEVEGDKFTGDRVLSIAVRPPSYRVRIKAWSLTGSSEAYLYEPEKLFDDNGHQVYWIGGAARLEYGGLAANTYVVVSGYEAAIIDPSGGERLLRAIRNVVADLDEVRYILLSSAEADAMEALDALVARAKKASIAAPAYWVAVLAAYITAPGQLQPLPTREVSLQLGDSKLLVIPSRARGAPTLTIYDERSRTLFTGVTLGAVSPPGLWNMYVDDIDTYEEMVRSYVLHTADKTALKEWLERITTLDIEAIAPKHGPIVRGRNMVERILSTIAKW; via the coding sequence ATGAGTGTCATAAGGCCTTTGATGAGCCGGGAGGAGGGCGCCATTAAGCTCATTGTGCCCCTGGACCCCGAGAGTGTAAGGAAGCTCATTGGCCGTATAACGGACTTCATAAAGAATGCAAAGAACGTTGAGGAGGTTGGCGAGAACTATGTGGTTATCAGGGTGCCGAGGCTAATCGGTAGCAGGAGGGCGAGGCTAGACTTCAAGATATACGAGACGGATGAGACGGTGATACTCGTAGCTAAGGGCCGCACCGACTCACTAATACTCGCCGTTGACATTATTGATACTGGTGAGGGTTCGCATATAGTTGTCAGTGGTGGTGGTGCTGGTGGTGCAGCAAAGATAGCTAGCGATATCGTGAAGTATGTAGCTGAGGGTATTGCTAGGAAGATTGAGGGTACTAGCCCTAAGATAGATCTCGTGGATGCTGATAACAAGCTAGCAGCCCTTGAGGTACCGCTGCCCGCGAGTACCACGCTAGTCTACTACGACAGCTTTACCCCGATAAGGAATGTTGCGTTCGAGGCTGCGCAGAGGCTTATGGCGCTACTGGGATACGATGACTACCTAGCAGAGGTGAGCGACTACAGCGGCAGGTACTTGCTACGAATGGTGTTGCGCGGGAACAGGATAACCGGGCTCTACGCGGAGGTTGAGGGGGACAAATTTACTGGCGATAGGGTGCTTTCGATAGCTGTTAGGCCCCCAAGCTACCGTGTGAGGATTAAGGCTTGGAGCCTCACAGGTAGCAGTGAGGCATACCTCTACGAGCCCGAGAAGCTCTTCGATGATAATGGCCACCAGGTCTACTGGATTGGTGGTGCTGCAAGGCTGGAGTATGGTGGTCTTGCGGCAAACACATACGTGGTAGTCTCCGGCTATGAGGCAGCGATAATAGATCCGAGTGGTGGCGAGAGACTACTAAGGGCTATTAGGAACGTTGTGGCCGACCTGGATGAAGTGCGCTACATACTGCTATCCTCCGCTGAAGCCGACGCGATGGAAGCCCTCGACGCGCTCGTGGCGAGGGCGAAGAAGGCCTCAATAGCTGCTCCCGCCTACTGGGTTGCCGTCCTCGCCGCGTACATTACTGCGCCGGGTCAGCTCCAGCCCCTACCCACACGGGAGGTGTCGCTCCAGCTTGGCGACAGCAAGCTCCTCGTAATACCCTCCCGAGCCCGTGGAGCCCCCACCCTGACAATATACGACGAGCGTAGCCGCACGCTCTTCACCGGCGTAACGCTCGGTGCCGTGTCACCACCAGGGCTCTGGAACATGTACGTAGACGACATTGACACCTACGAGGAAATGGTTAGAAGCTATGTGCTCCACACAGCAGACAAGACAGCGTTGAAGGAGTGGCTAGAGAGAATAACAACACTCGACATAGAGGCTATTGCGCCAAAGCATGGCCCGATCGTGCGCGGTAGGAATATGGTTGAGCGTATACTCTCAACCATAGCTAAGTGGTAG